The Bactrocera dorsalis isolate Fly_Bdor chromosome 3, ASM2337382v1, whole genome shotgun sequence genomic interval aaataataaaaagtatagGTTAGTGCACAAGAGGTGCTCCATTTTTcccatttcctgcagtcttctcgatctgtcagcctcgttctgcgggcgtgtgtcgctaccagacagtgatcagttagtatttcgatcatgttcctacagctTCATCTATCGAGTGTCAATAGAAATTTTGTGCACTTACGATCTACTGTTTTGCAATGAATTTTGCAGTTTTTCACCCAGGTTGCTCGTTCTatcgtgttttgattttcttgacCATTCTTCTGTCCatatcgtcgtatagacaatgcatcaCTGGTtccccaatgttgatcacgttttcggttTTCATTAAATTACCGTAAATCTTTTTTTCCAACTAAACATTTCCCAGTACTAAAGACTACTATtgaatataacaacaacaatcaaaaacGTTAAACTACCGACTCcctatgcaaatatatttgaaaaaatttccgaTTTTCTACGCATccttatttatgtgtatgtattgggGTGTCCGTTGACTATCAACTTGATTTTTTGCAAACGTTTCCTGAAGTTGCAGTTTTTGCCTTGAAACAGAATCGAACGTAAGCAAGCTCTTTGATTTCAATTTAAACCGTGCCTAACATTTACTTTTTCCATATACTATGCATCAGATTTTTTTGATAACTtgcgatacattttttttctaaatataataataaacctACAACAAGGAagacattatattttaaaatatgtcatCTTGGTctgtattttatatttgctttacaattaaaacattaaaaaaaattacatttaccaaaaataataaataacttttgtCAATAATAGTCTTCAAAACAACGGATTTGTGTCAATTTCAACCAGATAACTTGAGCAAATAGGGGAAACCACAATGTTGATTATGTCTCAGTCGTAAAGGGGAGTTGCCAGTCTGACCTTAATTAGCCTAAATTAGTGGGTGAAGCATTAGGCTGGAATTTTGATACTGTTTCCACAAATAATTCGAAGTTAATGTTCAAGTGCGAAGAAGAGTCAAGtgcgataataaaaaaataaaaataaaatttgagaagCGCAGTTATACTGCTTTCAACTCAACTGCCACAGTTAAGCTGATTTTAAGTCTAATGAGTATGACAGTTGAAACTATCGAAAAATTCATTAAGCGAATGAAGCGTCAATTCTTGGCTTTGTTGGATGATTATGAaagttttcaattgaaaaaccGAAGACAGATTTAGTTAAACGGAAAAGGACTGCTATTTGTCTAGAATTTTTTCCTATAAACCACCATTTTTCACTGATTCCTGTTTCTATTAAGACTCGAGTACAAATACTCGACTTTTCCTTCGCCAATTTTCTTTCTATGCGCCCCTTTTATTATTtgtctgtttttgttttgcatttggttaataatttttggctttgttgcaatttaatttGCCCTGTTTGCTTTTGTGCGATTTTTCGCGcaatagttttttgtttttgtgttgttgtagacggttttggcttttgtttatttacttattttcatttcattgcatTTTCCACATTTCGTGTGGCAATATATCTTGCATTACATGTGTATTTGACTtcgtgcttgttgttgtttgttgcatgCTGCAAACAGATTTTGCGCTATTTTTAACGAGATCACAGCAAAAATGATCTGTAGATAATAAAATGAgcgaataaatgaaaacaaaagcaataaaaatacacaaacaaatgcaGTTGGCGGGTAAATTTGTTCAAAAagatattgcaacaacaataataaacatcacatatgtaagtatttgacTTGAAATTAATGTGCACTGCGAAAGATTGCgaacatattaaaattatttttgaaatctacGTCAACTGCTAAACATAGAAGTGCACAAAGTGCTTTGAATTGCGATAAAcataatttcgaacaaaaaaaaaaacaaacaaaaaacatttaaaaattttgaggatTGTGTGTGAGACATAAGCATTTTGTAATCACTAATTTTAGCAAATGTGACTttgcaataatattaaaaaatataataagaaataaataaataagtaaaacaatTGGAAAACTTAAGATGAAGTGGCAAAGCTCACAAAATAGTAAACAATGGCAGCAataggaatataaaaaaaatccgaattaattttaaattataaataaagtaaacaagaaaaaataaaataaaattaataacaaactaataacaacagcaaacaataaaaacgtataaattatttaaaaaattaaattaaaacaattgaaaaattttatgtaaggTGTAAAACATATAAAGCAGTGAATCATAAAAAagattggaaaatgaaaaaaattatgcaattttaattagaaaaatataaaaatgtacataaagcatacaaaaaaaaaactataaaaaaataaataacgatctaaaaataataatgaaccAAAAACTATcaattattcaaaataactaaatttatgaagtttaaaaatggtaatattaaaaaataattaaataaaaatattacgacATTTTTAAAATGATATCCAATCAAATAttgatgtaaaatataaaaaatatgtattatagaataaaagaaaatacattactaaacaaactaaaaaaattgtttacataaaactaactattaacaataaaaaataaacataataatttaaaataacataaatcagtaaaaaataataattattgtaataattaataatgttAAAAAACATTCAAGTATTGTGTTTTTGTGGAAAGAATACAAAACTTAaactaacaaaattaaattcactcaaaataaaaataagtacattaaatacaattaaaaaattaatttaaattaaatttaaaatatattatttataaaaataaattgtaaaatgaaattatattaatttaaaagcataataacacaaataaaataaaaaaaagtatataaattaaaactaatataatataaatagtattaattaaataaaattataaaaaatattaaaaattgttatttataaaataaatataaaaaataatttaaagttaaaaagtaatacaaaaataaactataaattaatgaatatattttataaagaaatgacctaaaaaaatatcgataaaataaaaaaaaattataattaaattaaaattatcaaaaaatttttaaagtttcatatttatttttagtcgATGAAACCCCGTTCAAGAGATGTAATatgtaaatttcataaattaaaatggaaattttataaaaactgctaaaaaaatattgtttttcataatttagttaatattataacatattaattaatttttttgaaacaactTTCAGTTTAaagtgattaaaaatgaaacataaaggttgaaaactaataaaatgaTAGCAAAATTACCGAAAACCGagaaatttaataaagtaaccaatattattaaaaattatttaaaaaaattgccgCCAACTTAAATTGCAACGATCGCTTAGACTTTTTTGGTaagtttttgaatagttttaagCATATTTCTAACGATTATTAGGCACTATAATGATAattgttcaaatattttaagttaatgaatGGAGTAAATATTAACATAGAAACACTCTATTAAAGAACAGAAAGTTAAAAAgtctttatatatacaaatccgataaacttttaattttattttttaaaaagttaaaacttGATATACTTgttaagaataaataataaatttaaagagcGTATTTACGTGTGTCAATCAAATCTATGGAATCCGAAATTTATCTGTGTATTGATATTCACCAAGGCTTGCAAATAGTATCATTTTTGTTCCGGCTACAATTGTACAATTtcacttctttaattttttaagtattactTATCTTGTAAAGGCTTTTTTCATCCGTTTtgtaaattttggttatatcTGATGACGCTTTACGAACTGAGATGTCTTGAATGATATTTGTATCTTACTTAAACCAGACTTAACCTCTTCATAataatttgtagttgttttttaaGTCCAATACGAAATTTCTTCCTAGTACATAGCGTATTCTAGGAATTGCCTTACAAAAAATACATCTTAACTCAGTCGTGGTCTAGTGATCTTTTTATAAACTACACTAAATTCATATATGGaccattaattataaaatttttgtataaaatcttTGCTATacctaacatacatacacagctaGACTGTACTCTCCATAGCCTACTCATATTAGAAAGAAGCCTACAGAcattacaatatatatatatacatatttatgtactatatatatctTCCTAACATTTCTTTTAATGTATCTACTACTTTTCCATACACAAATATCTGAATATTCGGCTCAGTGTGACAAATTGTAGCGAAAACAATTTCACGCTTCAATATTCttttgaaaaagcaaaaaaatgaaatatttagagACACAAACTTatgtaatttcatataaataaacttAGCAAATGCAAATGTAGCAAATTGTTTatgcttcaataattttgttcgcAATTGTAAAAATGTCCATGGATGTGTGTTCTTACATATGCCATACGGCCATattgacgttgttgttgcttgtgtcAATAAATTCTCAATTCTATTCAtaaccaaattattttattttggcgCCTTGCTTTCAACACTAAATTACAGTTCTATACAGATTTcaaaagcaaagaaatattATAATGGCCTCAAGCActttcaaacttaaaaaaatatatatattatattaaattaaaaaaagaatgcGGAATCATAAAACAACGAAAAGGAATTTGTATGTgtcatatttaaaaaacttgagtcaaacacaaaaaaaaaaataaaaatatttcttattttcttattacGCACACTTAGTAtcaatattttgtgaaatatgaattttcgttataattttaataaaaaaattctttaaaatgcATATAGATTGGCCTATGAAATCATCTTCAAAATTATCATTCAAATATTGTTAATATAGAAACTCTGCGAAAATTTGAGAAACGCAGTTAGCGATTCTCCTGTTATtaaatacatgaaaaacatTAAGCAAAGgaaaattgttttccaaaaatataattttaggtATAATATTTAAAGCCACTTTTGTGTAATGaagtgtaatatttttttaatataaaccaaaaaaattcttaaaagaactctttaaaactgtttttttttttgctttttcaagAAATTGCGACAAGTTCTCAGTTTATCTTTCAAACATTAAACTTTATAGCCATTAATGAAGATACATTTCTTAAACTTGAGGATTTTTGTATGTTCATCTTAAGAGAAAAACATTCTAATTAATTGTTAAAGTAGCCGATATTTGGATTTTCGGAGGTGAAAAACATACCAAATTTCCATATTATTGTTTTCCACTGACAGCTGACAGTTCatttaatatatgtttttttttttttttttataggccGTAAGGAGGGTTTAAAATGCCTTCGCACCATATAGGGATCGTCATCCTACGTGAGTGGTGAACCCACTAAAACACTCCCCCCTTCTATCATGGAATTTTTTCCCCTACCCCGGGACCGCTTTCGCATTACTTCAGGGCAAGGTTTCCAAGATGGACCCATTACAGGTCAATTTCTACTCTCCCTGCGTCCAGGGATGCCTACGATTTTGTAGCCAGCATCAAGCTATTTGGCTCGTCTTCTATTGGGAGTCCGCGTCCATGTCTCTTTTTTTAGTGCGTAGAACATGTTCCACGTACGAGGCAATTATTTTCCAGTTTTCGCTGCTAGATATCATTTTGTCTAAGATATTTTCCGCACTTAGTTCTCCTAGTTTGTTTTGTACAGTCCTTCGTGCTTCTTTCCACCGGTGGCACTTGAAAATGGTATGGTTTGCATCGTCTAGTGGTTCGTCTCCATAAATGCATGCTGGGCTTTCTGCTTTTCCCATGTTGTATAGGTATTTTCGGAAATACCCGTGACCGGACAGCATCTGCGTTATATAGTAATTTACCTCGCCGTGTTTTCTACTGTGCCACTTCTCTATTTCTTTAATCAGTTTGGCGGTCCATCTTCCTTTTCTCTCCCTTGTCCACCGATCTTGCCACAGTTCGAGAGTTTGCTTCCTGGCCTGTTGTCTTGTGGCCATGTGTATTTCTATTCCGTCTTTCTTCCATAGCCAGAGTTGTCTTCTCTCCTTTGCGAGAAGGTCTATGGGGATGACGCCGCTTATCACTAGCACTGCGGGTTCGGATACAGTGCGGTACGCCGAGGCAACTCTCAGGGCTGCTGTTCTCTGCACTTTAGCAAGCACTTTTCGTCTGTGTTCTACATTTAATGTATCGGCCCATATTTCGCTACCGTACAGTAGCACTGACTGTGTTGTGTCCATAAGTAATTTCCTTCTGCTTGCAAGTGGCCCTCCGGTGTTTGCCATGAGTTTTGATAGCGCCATTGTTATATTGGCTGACTTTTTTGCAGCGTGTTGTATTTGAGCCCAGTACGTCAATTTGTTGTCCATTCTTATTCCTAGGTATTTGAGGGTTCTCGTCGTTTTGATAGTTTCTGAATGAACTTGCATATTTACCTCCAGCGGGATATGTTTCCTAGTGAGCAGGATCAGTTCTGTTTTTTCAGCAGCTAGGCTGAGGCCGTGTGAGTCCAACCATGTCTGTGTTCGTATCATAACTTGTGTAAGTCGACGCCTGGCCATGTCGATATTACGTGCGGTTATGACGGCGGCGATGTCGTCTGCGTAGCCAACGAGGTAGCAATCGTCAGGCATTTCAACGTTTAAAATTCCGTCGTAGCTGGCATTCCATAGATCtggtatttaattaatatatgacaatgttattaatatttgaattatctgATAatgatttgttaatttttagttttgatccggtttctaattttttataccctgaattaTACCATGAATTAAGTTTGCCAGCAATTATGTAAATCCCATTAGAAAACTTCGGGGACCTACAAGTATATCGTCAcccaaaatgcaaaacaacgtatcataaaaaaattaaaattacgtgtttcattgcttacgattcactacatcatattaccAGTGGCGGACTCAAAGGGGGGAAATGTGTGAAAATTCATAGTTTTCTTTGAATATTCTGTACACTTCCTAAGACGAGTGCGTGCTCTGAAGAGTATCTTTTTCCATACTTCGCCGTATTAAAACGTAGTTGAGGACGAATTTGCTTTAAGATAGATTGATCAGCCTGGCGTTGTTGCATACGCATCATGACATTGAAGTCACTATAGAAGGAGTTCTCGAAAGATTCTCAAAACTAGGCCTAGATCGTTTTGGGTTTTTCTGTTCAATACATTAACTGACTACAGTTTTATACATAGCAATAAAGAATGTCAGTCACGCGTGTGTTTTAGTATTAGTAGAATTTCATATTAGAatttcgatttgaaatttttccaccatGATATTAAACTGTATAAAGACTACTATAGATTGGCGAAAACTGGCCAATCAAAATCGActtcttgtatagaaaatttttttatttgtgaaagttattatagcttcgacagtcgaaattaacgtttttgtttgattgatttcttatatatatttgaatcgCTTAGCAGatcaaaaaaaagaatttttgaagtTGATAATGATGTGTGGACCAATATTACATTTACAGCAATATTACTCTCTTGGCTGCCTATAACAATGGCTTTTGACAAATTTTCTTGACGCCTTTATTATTTCGATTCCCTTCGATTTGCCAGCATACCTTTTGATTCGTATGTGTTTTCTGCAAATTATCTTTGGAAAATACCGCAGTTGTAACATAACCTTTATTTAACCAATTATATGTTTTTCAATCATGTCTGGTGCATTAGAACAATATACCTCTCGTATACTCTTCGCAGTATGCATAGATTGGAAGAGAAGCAGAAAGGTTAAGAACAATTTTTGAAGTGATTTCTAAAAACactatattcaaataaaaagtacatataatatggaaaaaaaatgtcaGGATCTTCATAACATGTGTTTTTGGCATCTTCTCAAGCAATCTGGCCTTGGTCAGAAATTTACATTAAAAGAGaattattataaacatatttcggTTTATTCAGTTCAAGAAATTGTAGAtaacgaaaatattatataatttgagtaaaataataaatttaaaataccagATTTCgtttgaatatattatatttaaacacactttatatgtttttactgcatttatgtatacatatgtatatgaattatatataaaaggtacacgagcaactgctattaaattttttgctgccAATCACTCggtgatttattgaaaactttgCACCCTAACCACGCCTACCTTCAAGTCTGCAGCAGTTTATGgcatttttgatttcatttaaaatttaaaaattgaaactcAAAAATTGACCTCAAAAACGGCATGCCGACAAACtgtcgaattttattttattaataaatgctAAGCGATTGCGAATATCTACAAATAAGTCACCTTGCCAGCGCGTTAATGCATTTTGTGACCGCCATAAGagatttatataattaaaaaacaaaaaaataaaaaatcatgaatgtaaaaaaatacacaTGAAGTTCATTGGCTTATCTCATTGTGCattgcaaatataataaaagaaatcagCAGCTTTATCTGCGCTTGCCGCTTgcgtacttgttgttgtttcaatatattttattta includes:
- the LOC125777657 gene encoding uncharacterized protein LOC125777657; the protein is MPDDCYLVGYADDIAAVITARNIDMARRRLTQVMIRTQTWLDSHGLSLAAEKTELILLTRKHIPLEVNMQVHSETIKTTRTLKYLGIRMDNKLTYWAQIQHAAKKSANITMALSKLMANTGGPLASRRKLLMDTTQSVLLYGSEIWADTLNVEHRRKVLAKVQRTAALRVASAYRTVSEPAVLVISGVIPIDLLAKERRQLWLWKKDGIEIHMATRQQARKQTLELWQDRWTRERKGRWTAKLIKEIEKWHSRKHGEAPQPANERHNSVLGLSEAAVD